TATGCGTTTAACAGCTAACCAACTGCCTTTTACACTTCCATGCAAATTAATTGCTTGAATAGCGTAACTAGAGCAGGTTGGATTAAAACGACAATGCGGGCCTAATAGTGGGCTTATCCATTTTTGATAGCTGCGTATTAGCATGACTAAACAGCGCTTTGGAATAGCAACAAGTGGTTTAAGTAACCTCATGATGTGTCTGCCCCTGCGTTAATTTAGTCAATGGATACCATGAATTTAAATTCCCATCGTAGAATTTTAAATGCATGATTAAAAGGTGAGCTAAAGATACCTTAATTAAGCCTGTAATTCTATTGCTATCAG
Above is a window of Pseudoalteromonas shioyasakiensis DNA encoding:
- the yidD gene encoding membrane protein insertion efficiency factor YidD, whose protein sequence is MRLLKPLVAIPKRCLVMLIRSYQKWISPLLGPHCRFNPTCSSYAIQAINLHGSVKGSWLAVKRILKCHPLHAGGDDPVPAKNHINHQHEK